In the genome of Streptomyces sp. NBC_00190, one region contains:
- a CDS encoding glycoside hydrolase family 5 protein, protein MRRPLQPAILAAALLFGALGASPAVAAGTASTAESATAATAATAATPVTAGTPAVLSDSWRPPLSTRGRYIVDAEGNRFKLKSANWHGAQGSWSGSGDINDPASHHDGEKADQMPLDLDRAPILQILAGFHELGINSIRLPFSNEMLHDQRPVSDASVAANPQLRGKTPLQVFDAVIAATTAEGFAVVLNNHTNTSRFCCGLDGNERWNTSQSTAQWENDWISLARRYKDNKRVVGADLYNEVRRTITDDANWNWGNDHDWWAASQRLGDRLLTEANPDLLVIVEGINWQGIPADGLPHWRPTLEPVRTLSHTLVASNKLVYAAHFYGYTGPNHTGATGMGETHDPRYQELSREDLFATLQRQAFYVTAESGRHFTAPLWISEFGIGSDETNPQARAWFGNFVDYLIANDADFAYWPLVGWAGHGTWSILNFDSAGHRSGILDNGDWRAANWNRLVSSPQKTGQVAVSDTWDMLNLDHADAVQSAHMRTLADWDSGARKGTCPDGQRLVGLAHRDGRGLCTDAGSSGLPATSLVPTVVSDERYVQQGDWAGGYTKYQCGPNQFMIGYSVRGQAVSAVLCAQAGRNLGANGRTVWFDRGDNRPAAGPGGEFASGNYKGQCGTDEYAAGIAFTGAWAKGKTPDALLCRKL, encoded by the coding sequence GTGAGAAGACCCCTGCAACCGGCAATACTCGCCGCCGCACTACTCTTCGGAGCGCTCGGCGCCTCCCCGGCCGTCGCGGCCGGGACCGCGTCCACGGCCGAGTCCGCGACTGCCGCGACTGCCGCAACCGCCGCGACTCCTGTGACGGCCGGCACCCCGGCCGTCCTGTCCGACTCCTGGCGCCCGCCCCTCAGTACCCGGGGCCGCTACATCGTCGATGCCGAGGGCAACCGCTTCAAGCTCAAGTCCGCGAACTGGCACGGGGCCCAGGGATCCTGGAGCGGCTCCGGCGACATCAACGACCCGGCCAGCCACCACGACGGTGAGAAGGCCGACCAGATGCCGCTGGACCTGGACCGCGCGCCGATCCTGCAGATCCTCGCCGGATTCCACGAACTCGGCATCAACAGCATCCGGCTGCCGTTCTCGAACGAGATGCTGCACGATCAGCGCCCGGTCTCCGACGCCTCGGTCGCCGCCAACCCCCAACTGCGCGGCAAGACCCCGCTCCAGGTCTTCGACGCGGTCATCGCCGCCACCACGGCCGAAGGCTTCGCGGTGGTCCTCAACAACCACACCAACACCTCACGCTTCTGCTGCGGCCTGGACGGCAACGAACGCTGGAACACCAGCCAGTCCACCGCGCAGTGGGAGAACGACTGGATCAGCCTCGCCCGCCGCTACAAGGACAACAAGCGCGTCGTCGGCGCCGACCTCTACAACGAGGTCCGCCGCACCATCACCGACGACGCCAACTGGAACTGGGGCAACGACCACGACTGGTGGGCCGCCTCCCAGCGCCTCGGCGACCGGCTCCTCACCGAGGCCAACCCCGACCTGCTGGTGATCGTCGAAGGCATCAACTGGCAAGGCATCCCGGCCGACGGGCTGCCCCACTGGCGCCCCACACTCGAACCGGTACGTACCCTCTCGCACACCCTCGTCGCCTCGAACAAGCTGGTGTACGCGGCGCACTTCTACGGCTACACCGGGCCGAACCACACCGGCGCGACCGGCATGGGTGAGACCCACGACCCGCGCTACCAGGAACTCTCCCGCGAAGACCTGTTCGCGACCCTGCAGCGCCAGGCGTTCTACGTCACCGCCGAATCCGGCCGCCACTTCACCGCACCCCTGTGGATCAGCGAGTTCGGCATCGGCAGCGACGAGACCAACCCGCAGGCGCGCGCCTGGTTCGGCAATTTCGTGGACTATCTGATCGCCAACGACGCTGATTTCGCCTACTGGCCCCTGGTCGGATGGGCCGGACACGGCACCTGGTCGATCCTCAACTTCGACTCGGCGGGCCACCGTTCCGGCATCCTGGACAACGGCGACTGGCGCGCCGCCAACTGGAACCGGCTCGTCTCCTCGCCCCAGAAGACCGGCCAGGTCGCCGTCTCCGACACGTGGGACATGCTCAACCTCGACCACGCCGATGCGGTCCAGTCGGCACACATGCGTACGCTCGCGGACTGGGACTCGGGCGCCCGCAAGGGGACGTGCCCCGACGGACAGCGGCTCGTCGGCCTGGCGCACCGTGACGGGCGCGGGCTGTGCACCGATGCCGGGTCCTCCGGTCTGCCGGCCACCAGCTTGGTGCCGACCGTCGTGAGCGACGAGCGGTACGTACAGCAGGGAGACTGGGCGGGCGGCTACACCAAGTACCAGTGCGGGCCCAACCAGTTCATGATCGGCTACAGCGTGCGCGGTCAGGCGGTCTCCGCGGTCCTCTGCGCCCAGGCGGGCAGGAACCTGGGGGCGAACGGCCGTACCGTCTGGTTCGACCGGGGCGACAACCGGCCGGCCGCAGGCCCCGGGGGAGAGTTCGCGTCCGGCAACTACAAGGGGCAGTGCGGCACGGATGAGTACGCCGCGGGCATCGCCTTCACCGGGGCATGGGCCAAGGGCAAGACGCCGGACGCCCTGTTGTGCCGCAAGCTGTAA